From a single Mesorhizobium shangrilense genomic region:
- a CDS encoding SDR family NAD(P)-dependent oxidoreductase, with product MVTGAAGGLGREVAIQLARRGCAVAITDINGEGATETARQINEIGAKAETIIGDFTLEGAPEAAVEKVVARWGGIDVLVNNAGYGVIEPFLEATYKAWTRTLALNVTALAMACKAAGRVMRDQRSGRIINITSPGSRMALPDYTAYTASKAGVDSITRAAAVALAPYGVQVNSLAPGMMDTEMQRSTEVDLARASGRNDLQAFLDERTRRIPFGRRAEIAEVAEAVVWLCLDAPKYMTAERLNMSGGLDKD from the coding sequence TTGGTCACCGGAGCCGCGGGCGGCCTCGGCCGCGAGGTGGCGATCCAGTTGGCCCGGCGCGGCTGTGCGGTCGCCATTACCGACATCAATGGCGAGGGAGCGACCGAGACCGCCCGGCAAATCAACGAAATCGGCGCGAAAGCCGAAACCATCATCGGCGATTTCACCTTGGAGGGCGCGCCGGAAGCGGCCGTGGAAAAAGTGGTCGCGCGCTGGGGCGGCATCGACGTCCTCGTCAACAATGCCGGCTATGGCGTGATCGAGCCGTTCCTCGAGGCCACCTACAAGGCGTGGACGCGCACGCTGGCGCTCAATGTCACCGCGCTTGCCATGGCCTGCAAGGCGGCGGGCCGCGTGATGCGCGACCAGCGTTCGGGGCGCATCATCAACATCACCTCTCCGGGTTCGCGCATGGCGCTGCCCGATTACACCGCCTACACGGCGAGCAAGGCCGGCGTCGATTCCATAACCCGAGCGGCGGCGGTGGCGCTTGCGCCCTATGGCGTGCAGGTCAACAGCCTGGCGCCGGGCATGATGGACACCGAGATGCAGCGCTCGACCGAGGTTGACCTCGCGCGCGCCAGCGGCCGCAATGATCTGCAGGCCTTTCTCGACGAACGCACCCGCCGCATCCCGTTCGGCCGCCGCGCCGAGATCGCGGAAGTTGCTGAAGCCGTCGTCTGGCTCTGCCTCGATGCCCCGAAATACATGACCGCCGAGCGGCTCAACATGTCGGGCGGGCTCGACAAGGACTGA
- a CDS encoding transketolase, with protein sequence MLRNSPPGAADIGALERKATRLRRHMLTMARDQGQGYIGQGLGIADALAALYFHELRYDPHNLNWPDRDRFLLSTGHYSIALWAALAEAGIIPIEELVTYGADNSRLEMSTLDTTPGVEMIGGSLGHGLGQGVGQALGLRLDRSDARVFVELSDGEMQEGSTWEAAMSASHFKLDGLVALIDCNGIQADGPVVLDMEPVAGKWRAFGWETSEIDGNDMKAVVGALTDARQRNGKPKAIVLRTLPGKGVPRIESSEKSHFFRIDVAQWDGIIAEFEKSVGTQP encoded by the coding sequence ATGCTGCGAAACTCCCCTCCTGGCGCCGCCGACATCGGCGCGCTCGAACGCAAGGCGACACGGTTGCGCCGCCACATGCTGACCATGGCGCGCGACCAGGGCCAGGGCTATATCGGCCAGGGGCTCGGCATCGCCGATGCGCTGGCCGCGCTCTATTTCCACGAATTGCGCTACGACCCGCACAATCTAAACTGGCCGGACCGCGACCGCTTCCTGCTGTCGACCGGCCACTACTCGATCGCGCTGTGGGCGGCGCTGGCCGAGGCCGGCATCATTCCGATCGAGGAACTGGTCACTTACGGCGCCGACAACAGCCGGCTGGAAATGTCGACGCTCGACACCACGCCCGGCGTCGAGATGATCGGCGGCTCGCTCGGCCATGGCCTGGGGCAAGGCGTCGGCCAGGCGCTGGGCTTGCGCCTCGACCGCTCCGATGCGCGCGTCTTCGTCGAGCTGTCCGACGGCGAGATGCAGGAAGGCTCGACCTGGGAAGCGGCGATGTCGGCCAGCCATTTCAAACTCGACGGGCTGGTGGCACTGATCGACTGCAACGGCATCCAGGCCGACGGGCCCGTCGTGCTCGACATGGAACCTGTAGCCGGCAAATGGCGCGCCTTCGGCTGGGAAACGTCCGAGATCGACGGCAACGACATGAAGGCCGTGGTCGGCGCGCTGACCGATGCGCGCCAGCGCAACGGCAAGCCGAAGGCGATCGTGCTGCGCACGCTGCCGGGCAAGGGCGTGCCGCGCATCGAGAGCAGCGAGAAATCGCACTTCTTCCGCATCGACGTGGCGCAATGGGACGGCATCATCGCCGAGTTCGAGAAAAGCGTGGGAACACAGCCATGA
- a CDS encoding transketolase family protein, giving the protein MSGAAIKAGRTLAMGQDEAVVGGRQSVEAPFGRALARLGQSRPDIVGLTADLGKYTDILPFRDAFPDRFFNVGMAEQNLVAVAAGLARTGKVPFATTYGVFATRRAYDFVAIALAHSSLNVKIVAGLPGLTTGYGGTHQAIEDLALMRMIPGLTIIDPCDATEIEAATEAIAEHQGPVYMRLLRGSVPVVFEPGYTFEIGKARRLREGRDVGIISTGLMTERALDAADALQKRGISTGVLHVPTIKPFDTETVADFAAGSSHIVTAENHVVVGGLASLVVETLFDAGIAKKVTRIGLPDRYIECGAVPTLQAKYGLTTEAIIARIAALG; this is encoded by the coding sequence ATGAGCGGCGCCGCGATCAAGGCCGGACGCACGCTGGCCATGGGCCAGGACGAAGCGGTTGTTGGTGGCCGGCAAAGCGTGGAAGCGCCGTTCGGCCGGGCGCTTGCCAGGCTTGGCCAGAGCCGCCCCGACATTGTCGGTCTGACCGCCGACCTCGGCAAATACACCGACATTCTCCCCTTCCGCGATGCCTTCCCCGACCGTTTCTTCAATGTCGGCATGGCCGAACAGAACCTCGTCGCCGTCGCCGCCGGGCTGGCCCGCACCGGCAAGGTGCCGTTCGCCACCACCTATGGGGTGTTCGCGACGCGGCGCGCCTATGATTTCGTCGCCATCGCGCTTGCCCACTCCAGCCTCAACGTCAAGATCGTCGCCGGTTTGCCTGGCCTGACCACCGGCTATGGCGGGACGCATCAGGCGATCGAGGACCTGGCGCTGATGCGCATGATCCCCGGGCTGACCATCATCGACCCCTGTGATGCGACGGAGATCGAGGCCGCTACCGAAGCCATCGCCGAGCATCAGGGGCCAGTGTATATGCGGCTGCTGCGCGGCAGCGTGCCCGTCGTGTTCGAGCCGGGCTACACATTCGAGATCGGCAAGGCGCGGCGCCTTCGGGAAGGCAGGGATGTCGGCATCATCTCCACCGGCCTCATGACCGAGCGGGCGCTGGATGCGGCGGACGCCTTGCAAAAGCGTGGCATCTCCACCGGTGTGCTGCATGTGCCGACCATAAAGCCGTTCGACACCGAGACGGTGGCTGACTTCGCGGCCGGCAGTAGCCATATCGTCACGGCCGAAAACCATGTCGTCGTCGGTGGGCTGGCAAGCCTTGTGGTCGAGACCTTGTTCGACGCCGGCATTGCGAAAAAGGTGACGCGCATCGGCCTGCCGGACCGCTATATCGAATGCGGCGCGGTACCGACCTTGCAGGCGAAATACGGCCTGACGACCGAGGCCATAATCGCCAGGATTGCCGCTCTGGGTTAG
- a CDS encoding SDR family NAD(P)-dependent oxidoreductase, with protein sequence MRCDLRGKVALVTGAAGAIGSSIAKRLSDNGAAVVVADIDSEGAARVAAGLGNAMACAADIRNAASVDSAIAALMDRYGRLDILVNNAGVNTLAHRVTIDEFPPDEWDRITGIDLDGLYIMSRAALGPMLAAGKGGRIVNIASVVGLAAMRLQSPFVAAKAGIIHLTRSMAIELGGKGILTNAVAPGSVMTALTAKLFYGDDGKFAGRTQEFLAHVPLGRPAQPEEIAEAVLFLVSPAASYVNGQVLAVDGGWTAGYMM encoded by the coding sequence ATGCGCTGCGATTTGCGAGGCAAGGTGGCGTTGGTTACTGGAGCCGCGGGCGCAATAGGCAGTTCCATTGCCAAGCGCCTGTCCGACAATGGCGCCGCGGTGGTTGTCGCCGATATCGACAGCGAAGGCGCGGCGCGGGTCGCGGCAGGTTTGGGCAATGCGATGGCGTGTGCCGCCGACATCCGCAATGCAGCATCGGTGGACAGTGCGATCGCGGCCCTCATGGATCGCTACGGCCGGCTCGACATCCTCGTCAACAACGCCGGCGTCAACACGCTGGCGCATCGGGTCACCATCGACGAATTTCCACCGGACGAATGGGACCGTATCACCGGCATAGATCTCGACGGCCTCTACATCATGAGCCGCGCGGCGCTAGGGCCCATGCTCGCGGCCGGCAAGGGCGGGCGCATCGTCAACATCGCCTCGGTGGTCGGCCTTGCCGCCATGCGTCTGCAAAGCCCGTTCGTCGCCGCCAAGGCCGGCATCATCCACCTGACGCGATCGATGGCGATCGAACTCGGAGGGAAGGGCATCCTCACCAATGCGGTTGCGCCGGGCTCGGTGATGACGGCGCTGACCGCGAAACTGTTTTATGGCGATGACGGCAAGTTTGCCGGACGCACGCAGGAATTCCTCGCCCACGTGCCGCTCGGCCGGCCGGCCCAGCCGGAGGAGATCGCCGAGGCGGTGCTGTTCCTTGTCTCTCCCGCCGCCAGTTACGTCAACGGCCAGGTGCTGGCTGTCGATGGTGGCTGGACGGCGGGATACATGATGTGA
- a CDS encoding SDR family NAD(P)-dependent oxidoreductase, whose protein sequence is MSVDMEIDLAGATIALEGAGNPVVEAALAALRANDGRLVEGMQARFADILLISCPLRPGATAENPGTFYTAARRAAVAMTERGSGRIIFLLSAAAGMPMRRHPRFSMENASILAGMRTLAMEFGPKVLVNAVGVGAVEDETMVSGDKAMLSHTPVGRAGNIEEAVAAVLFFCDPLNTYTTGQMLAVDGGWTAGYGRNF, encoded by the coding sequence GTGAGCGTTGACATGGAAATCGATCTCGCCGGTGCGACAATAGCCCTGGAAGGCGCAGGCAATCCGGTTGTCGAGGCGGCGCTCGCCGCCTTGCGCGCCAATGATGGCCGACTTGTCGAAGGGATGCAGGCGCGGTTCGCCGACATTCTGCTGATATCGTGCCCATTGCGTCCGGGAGCGACAGCGGAAAATCCCGGCACCTTCTATACGGCCGCACGCAGGGCTGCAGTCGCCATGACCGAGCGCGGCAGCGGCCGTATCATCTTCCTGCTCTCGGCGGCGGCCGGCATGCCGATGCGCCGGCATCCGCGCTTTTCCATGGAGAACGCCTCGATCCTCGCCGGCATGCGCACGCTGGCCATGGAGTTCGGCCCAAAGGTGCTGGTCAATGCCGTCGGCGTCGGCGCGGTCGAGGATGAGACCATGGTCTCCGGCGACAAGGCAATGCTCAGCCACACGCCGGTCGGGCGCGCGGGCAACATCGAGGAAGCGGTGGCAGCCGTGCTGTTCTTCTGCGACCCGCTCAACACCTACACCACCGGCCAGATGCTGGCCGTCGATGGCGGCTGGACGGCGGGCTACGGCCGCAACTTCTGA
- a CDS encoding mandelate racemase/muconate lactonizing enzyme family protein: MKITEIETFAVGAGWKNWLFVRVHTDSGIHGIGEGTLNGFIKTTEAGVHELKHLAIGQDPRRINALAKRMLDSVSLDGGHIHRTVIAAIEVACWDILGKSLGVPIHQLLGGQVRDSVLGYANGWYRTERTPEAFLEAAKAVLAKGFRAFKLDPFGTAQGFISREELDLSYAICRTLRDELPKNTLILIDVHARFTEIAALQAAQKFADLDIYWWEEPTSRDRQETVHEVAHRSPIPVATGEMYDTVGQFYALAAGGGVNIFQPEPMSLGGIAPSIQVANLALAHGSHIAPHQSGGPVATAVCLQLAAAVANFLIQEHFDAFNDPWTRDLVTWHPTVSPKNGHLSLPDAPGLGIDLNIDAIKDHPYDPNAYLNVHAEGWEKRLGRQEEAGKRGP; encoded by the coding sequence ATGAAGATCACCGAGATCGAGACGTTTGCCGTCGGCGCCGGCTGGAAGAACTGGCTGTTCGTCAGGGTGCATACCGACAGCGGCATCCACGGCATCGGCGAGGGAACGCTCAACGGCTTCATCAAGACCACCGAAGCCGGTGTACATGAGCTCAAGCATCTCGCCATCGGCCAGGATCCGCGCCGCATCAACGCTCTGGCCAAGCGCATGCTGGACAGCGTGTCGCTCGACGGCGGCCATATCCACCGCACGGTCATCGCGGCGATCGAGGTCGCCTGCTGGGATATTCTGGGCAAGAGCCTCGGCGTTCCCATCCACCAGCTGCTTGGTGGCCAGGTGCGCGACAGCGTGCTCGGCTACGCCAATGGCTGGTACCGTACCGAGCGCACGCCGGAAGCCTTTCTTGAAGCCGCCAAGGCGGTGCTGGCCAAGGGCTTCAGGGCGTTCAAGCTCGACCCGTTCGGTACCGCGCAAGGTTTTATTTCGCGCGAGGAACTGGACCTCTCCTACGCCATCTGCCGGACACTGCGCGATGAGTTGCCGAAGAACACGCTGATCCTGATCGACGTGCATGCCCGCTTCACCGAGATCGCGGCACTTCAAGCGGCGCAAAAATTCGCCGATCTCGACATCTATTGGTGGGAGGAGCCGACCTCGCGCGACCGGCAGGAAACCGTGCACGAAGTGGCGCATCGTTCGCCGATCCCGGTGGCGACGGGCGAGATGTACGACACGGTCGGCCAGTTCTACGCGCTGGCCGCCGGCGGGGGCGTCAACATCTTCCAGCCCGAGCCGATGTCGCTGGGCGGTATCGCGCCGTCGATTCAGGTGGCCAACCTGGCGCTTGCCCATGGCAGCCATATTGCTCCGCACCAGAGCGGCGGACCGGTGGCGACGGCGGTGTGCCTGCAACTGGCGGCGGCGGTGGCGAACTTCCTCATCCAGGAGCATTTCGACGCCTTCAACGATCCGTGGACGCGCGATCTCGTGACGTGGCACCCGACCGTCAGTCCGAAGAACGGCCATCTGTCGCTGCCGGATGCGCCGGGACTCGGCATCGATCTCAACATCGATGCGATCAAGGATCATCCCTACGATCCCAACGCCTATCTCAACGTCCATGCCGAGGGTTGGGAGAAGCGCCTTGGGCGGCAGGAAGAAGCGGGGAAGCGTGGCCCTTAG
- a CDS encoding LacI family DNA-binding transcriptional regulator — protein MTDGSEDGADEKKPTARLGVREIAKRVGVAPMTVSRVLSNPDMVSPETRAKVLQAIEQAGFVPNRLASSMRGNGRMIGTVVPPLINSGIAEQVQGMSDECHESGYSMLLAQGEFTQEAEEKAIRTLLGWRPVGMILQSFVQSETARALLTSSGAPVVEISEIKGRKPLDMVVGVSNFETAYAMTMHLAAKGYKRIGFVSTPVHGNDRLQQRRTGYNAALAELGFKNRGDMEVEVPITAQGGAEALVTLTSRHKDIDAIFFSSDTLAVGAVQECHRRGWAVPGRIAIAGYGDIDLAAQLFPPLTTVKVNRYEMGRRAVRQLLARLGGDTKVPTITSLGFEIVDRDSA, from the coding sequence ATGACCGACGGGTCCGAGGATGGCGCGGACGAGAAGAAGCCGACGGCGCGGCTTGGCGTTCGCGAGATCGCCAAGCGCGTCGGCGTCGCGCCGATGACGGTCTCGCGTGTGCTCTCCAATCCCGACATGGTGTCGCCGGAAACACGCGCCAAGGTTCTGCAGGCGATCGAGCAGGCCGGCTTCGTGCCCAACCGGCTTGCGTCGAGCATGCGCGGCAATGGCCGCATGATCGGCACCGTTGTGCCGCCGCTGATCAATTCGGGCATCGCCGAGCAGGTGCAGGGCATGTCCGACGAATGCCATGAGAGCGGCTATTCGATGCTCCTGGCGCAGGGCGAATTCACGCAGGAGGCCGAGGAAAAGGCGATCCGAACCCTGCTCGGCTGGCGTCCTGTCGGCATGATCCTGCAGAGCTTCGTGCAAAGCGAAACGGCGCGCGCCTTGCTGACCAGCAGTGGCGCGCCAGTGGTCGAGATTTCCGAGATCAAGGGCCGCAAGCCGCTCGACATGGTCGTTGGCGTCTCCAACTTCGAGACCGCTTACGCCATGACCATGCATCTGGCGGCCAAGGGCTACAAGCGCATCGGCTTCGTCTCGACGCCGGTCCATGGCAATGACCGGCTGCAGCAGCGCCGCACCGGCTACAACGCCGCGCTGGCGGAACTCGGCTTCAAGAACCGTGGCGACATGGAAGTCGAGGTGCCGATCACAGCGCAGGGCGGCGCCGAGGCGCTGGTGACGTTGACCTCCCGCCACAAGGACATCGACGCCATCTTCTTTTCCAGCGACACGCTGGCCGTCGGCGCCGTGCAGGAGTGCCACCGGCGCGGCTGGGCGGTGCCCGGCAGGATCGCCATCGCCGGCTATGGCGACATCGATCTGGCCGCGCAATTGTTTCCGCCACTGACCACGGTGAAGGTCAATCGCTACGAGATGGGCCGCCGCGCCGTGCGGCAATTGCTGGCAAGGCTTGGTGGCGACACCAAGGTGCCGACCATCACCAGCCTCGGCTTCGAGATCGTCGACCGTGACAGCGCCTGA
- a CDS encoding mandelate racemase/muconate lactonizing enzyme family protein has translation MKVVALETLQLAEFPFLFWLRIHTDAGLIGTGETFWAPGPVASYIHDNVAAYLLGKDPRDIELHDRTLGNVYVGARDSGAEMRGNSAVNIALWDIYGQALGEPVWRLLGGRTHKAVPIYNTCAGYKHVRATKRNALFERGEDWSLKSGDSNEGPYEDLLAWRYNAGDLARSLKSEGIGAMKIWPFDIAAEASNGTRISLADLDKGLEPFQKIRDAVGRDMEIMVELHGLWTLPPVLRIAEALKPYDVAWLEEPIRYNELDAMAELARHTSIPIAASERLASRQMFKQLIDKRAASVIMIDLAWCGGLSEARKIANMAEASELPVTLHDCTGPIVYAASCALSATLPNVNYQEAVRAYFTGWYTEIVADIPPVSNGHVTPLEGAGLGLSLRPELFQRPDATVRITKI, from the coding sequence ATGAAGGTCGTTGCGCTCGAAACACTGCAGCTGGCGGAGTTCCCGTTCCTGTTCTGGCTGCGCATCCACACCGACGCCGGCCTCATCGGCACCGGTGAGACGTTCTGGGCGCCGGGGCCGGTCGCCTCCTACATCCACGACAATGTTGCCGCCTATCTTCTGGGCAAGGATCCGCGCGACATCGAGCTGCATGATCGGACGCTGGGCAACGTCTATGTCGGGGCGCGCGATTCCGGCGCCGAGATGCGCGGCAATTCCGCCGTCAACATCGCACTGTGGGATATCTATGGCCAGGCGCTCGGCGAGCCGGTGTGGCGGCTGCTCGGCGGACGCACCCACAAGGCCGTGCCGATCTACAACACCTGCGCCGGCTACAAGCATGTGCGCGCCACAAAGAGGAACGCCCTGTTCGAGCGCGGCGAGGACTGGTCGCTGAAATCGGGCGATTCGAACGAAGGCCCTTATGAGGATTTGCTGGCCTGGCGCTACAATGCCGGCGACCTCGCCAGGAGCCTGAAATCGGAAGGCATCGGCGCGATGAAGATATGGCCGTTCGACATCGCCGCCGAGGCGTCGAACGGCACCCGCATTTCACTTGCCGATCTCGACAAGGGGCTGGAGCCGTTCCAGAAGATTCGCGATGCCGTCGGTCGCGACATGGAAATCATGGTCGAGCTGCATGGGCTGTGGACCTTGCCGCCGGTGCTGCGCATCGCCGAGGCGTTGAAACCCTACGACGTCGCCTGGCTGGAGGAGCCGATCCGTTACAATGAACTCGACGCCATGGCCGAGCTTGCCCGCCACACCTCGATCCCCATCGCCGCCAGCGAGCGGCTGGCCTCGCGGCAAATGTTCAAGCAACTGATCGACAAGCGCGCGGCCAGCGTGATCATGATCGACCTCGCCTGGTGCGGGGGCTTGAGCGAAGCCCGCAAGATCGCCAACATGGCCGAGGCCAGCGAACTGCCGGTGACCCTGCACGACTGCACCGGGCCGATCGTCTATGCCGCCAGTTGCGCGCTGTCGGCCACCTTGCCGAACGTCAACTACCAGGAAGCGGTGCGCGCCTATTTCACCGGCTGGTACACCGAGATCGTC